One Ananas comosus cultivar F153 linkage group 23, ASM154086v1, whole genome shotgun sequence genomic window carries:
- the LOC109728202 gene encoding kinesin-like protein KIN-14O has product MEDSLESSNRETPPSSKSSPGVVYTDVNIVPEHANAKEGILLNIESTISTLQEEILTLQPRQRCLDKQRREALDKILDLKGSIRVFCRVRSPLSTNNWRLRSPPIFVESEKIIVGSAGTKKGFSVDRVFAQESTQDDVFMEVEPILRSALDGNNVCILAYGQTGTGKTYTMEGVNGEPGIVPRAIEELFRRVSHDNSVPYTLSMSMLEVYVGSIRDLLVPKQPSFRTAALVHRSNLSILTASNGAVEIEGLTDVEITDFKQANRWYSRGKRARSTSWTNVNETSSRSHCLTRITISQTSGVGERVSKLWLVDLGGSERLLKTGATGQTMDEGKAINLSLSALGDVISALKRKRSHIPYRNSKLTQILSDSLGDGSKVLMIVHISSGEDDLGETLCSLSFAQRVRSVESNREISEDLKRQKQTCIAELEQQINDIEEELENIRKQIKRTHNLIQEKKQLFPPNDPTIEDHEGSPRSPLVIGHGEITESLPTTEKTAKKTVCRSGPRFMASTVCSRQRQIAGGEVSGKIRTAKSVSRSNADFSVSQSFNLSGRYVISNLKNAKTNLVKFEGTIAKGRDLLLKCKPDNMSHNSIDSKSSSNKKVSKSHPNLKATLPKHRRRMSDLL; this is encoded by the exons ATGGAAGATTCATTAGAGAGCAGTAATCGGGAGACGCCGCCGTCGTCAAAATCCTCCCCAGGTGTTGTCTACACAGATGTCAACATCGTTCCTGAGCATGCAAACGCAAAAGAAGGGATTCTTCTTAATATTGAATCCACGATCTCAACCCTCCAAG AGGAGATTTTGACGTTGCAACCGAGGCAGCGATGTCTCGATAAGCAGCGGCGAGAGGCTCTCGATAAGATCTTAGATCTGAAAG GAAGCATTAGAGTGTTTTGTCGGGTTCGATCGCCTCTCTCGACGAATAATTGGAGGTTGAGATCGCCTCCCATCTTCGTGGAATCGGAGAAGATTATTGTTGGATCTGCGGGAACTAAGAAGGGCTTCAGCGTTGATAGAGTGTTCGCTCAAGAATCAACACAAG ATGATGTCTTTATGGAAGTTGAGCCCATTCTTCGATCCGCGCTTGACGGAAACAACGTCTGCATTCTTGCTTATGGACAGACCGGTACCGGAAAAACGTACACGATG GAAGGAGTGAATGGCGAGCCGGGCATTGTTCCTCGAGCCATCGAAGAGCTCTTTCGTCGAGTTTCTCACGACAATTCCGTGCCGTATACTTTGTCTATGAGCATGTTAGAGGTCTACGTGGGTAGCATTAGGGACTTGTTGGTCCCGAAGCAACCTTCATTTAGGACAGCGGCCCTCGTACATAGGag CAATCTCAGCATTCTAACTGCTAGTAATGGCGCGGTCGAAATTGAGGGACTCACAGATGTGGAAATAACCGACTTCAAACAAGCTAACCGATGGTATTCAAGGGGGAAACGAGCTCGCTCTACATCATGGACTAATGTGAACGAGACCTCCAGCCGATCACATTG CTTGACGAGAATTACGATAAGCCAAACTAGTGGTGTGGGCGAGAGAGTTAGCAAGTTGTGGTTGGTGGACCTCGGGGGAAGCGAGAGATTGCTGAAGACTGGTGCCACTGGGCAGACGATGGATGAAGGGAAGGCTATTAACCTCTCTCTTTCGGCCCTTGGCGATGTTATTTCCGCTCTAAAGAGGAAGCGCAGCCATATTCCTTATAG GAATAGCAAACTTACTCAAATTCTCAGCGATTCTCTCG GTGATGGTTCGAAAGTTTTGATGATCGTGCACATTAGTTCCGGTGAAGATGATCTAGGGGAGACACTGTGTTCGTTAAGCTTTGCGCAAAGAGTGCGGTCAGTTGAGTCAAATAGAGAAATTTCGGAG GATTTAAAGAGGCAGAAGCAAACATGTATCGCTGAGCTCGAACAGCAAATAAATGATATTGAAGAAGAGCTCGAGAACATAAGAAAACAAATCAAGAGAACCCATAACTTGATTCAGGAAAAAAAGCAGCTCTTTCCACCGAATGATCCAACCATTGAAGATCACGAGGGATCACCGAGAAGCCCGCTCGTGATAGGCCATGGTGAAATTACAGAAAGCCTCCCAACTACAGAAAAAACTGCAAAGAAAACAGTTTGCAGATCGGGTCCTCGCTTTATGGCTTCTACCGTATGCAGTCGACAGAGGCAAATTGCAGGCGGAGAAGTAAGTGGAAAGATACGAACCGCAAAATCGGTCAGCAGAAGCAATGCGGATTTTTCTGTGTCTCAGTCGTTCAATCTTTCCGGTCGTTACGTTATATCAAACTTAAAGAATGCTAAGACTAATTTGGTGAAATTTGAAGGCACGATCGCGAAGGGGCGAGATTTGTTACTTAAATGCAAACCAGACAACATGAGCCATAACAGCATCGATTCGAAATCATCCTCGAATAAGAAGGTGTCCAAGTCTCATCCTAATTTGAAGGCTACACTTCCTAAACACAGAAGAAGAATGTCTGACCTATTGTAA